One window from the genome of Pedobacter schmidteae encodes:
- a CDS encoding helix-hairpin-helix domain-containing protein has product MRILCLCFLMHCFLVLRAQPQEDEKIKTLIETLTENMPEHEELSEITERLAIFRKRPINLNNTNPEELKNLFFLSPLQINSFFNYIARNRLLDVLELQAIPGFDPETINSILPYVTLTHLADYEGLKVKKLWQKGNHDLILRYGKLLQTQKGFKDLPGSRYLGSPEKVLMRYRYHFQEIISAALVLEKDAGERLFNSKRGLDHLTAHLAFFKLGRIKKLVLGDYSMQFGQGLTLWSGFAFGKGPDVTSVAARDVGLKPYTSANESSFFRGVAATINLHPNISISPFVSFRKLDASLKNAADGSVTLSNINISGLHRTATELKNQQVLGQQVYGTVLQYNSDNLNMGFIGYYTSFEHRFVTGTAAYNSYGFRGKQLANMGGHYNYTFKNVYLYGEVAHSIGSGMAMVNGAMASLSPRLSAVLLHRSYDRHYHNFFSSAIGEGTETNNENGWYAGLNYSFARNFSWAVYGDYFKFPWLRYRVDAPSKGFEILSQLRYTKGKNFKTTLRFKMEHKQQNADSGSHITSLEWVVKQNLRWEWNLTTNRKFNFQQRLEITSYQKGIKKSEQGYMLYQDLAYTPMASAISGNMRLAFFYTPSYNSRIYAYENDVLYGSGSGVYSGKGIRFYINSRYKPTKKMDIWMRYALFVYRNVSTIGSGLDEITGDRKSEVKLQLRYQF; this is encoded by the coding sequence ATGAGAATACTTTGTTTATGTTTTTTGATGCACTGCTTCCTGGTGCTTCGGGCACAGCCCCAGGAAGATGAAAAGATCAAAACGCTTATAGAAACGCTGACCGAAAACATGCCCGAGCATGAGGAGCTTTCGGAAATAACGGAGCGACTGGCCATTTTTCGTAAACGGCCCATCAATCTGAACAACACCAATCCTGAAGAATTAAAAAATCTATTTTTCCTCTCTCCCCTACAAATCAATAGTTTTTTTAACTACATCGCCAGAAACCGCTTACTGGATGTATTGGAGCTGCAGGCTATTCCGGGTTTTGATCCTGAAACCATCAACAGCATACTTCCATACGTTACTTTAACTCATCTGGCAGATTACGAAGGTTTAAAAGTAAAAAAACTCTGGCAAAAGGGTAACCACGACCTTATTTTAAGATACGGTAAGCTTTTGCAAACACAAAAAGGCTTTAAGGACCTACCGGGCAGCCGGTATCTGGGTAGCCCAGAAAAGGTTCTGATGCGCTACCGGTACCATTTTCAGGAAATCATTTCGGCGGCACTGGTATTGGAAAAAGATGCGGGAGAGCGGCTCTTTAACAGCAAAAGAGGCCTTGACCACCTCACGGCACACCTGGCCTTTTTTAAACTGGGAAGGATAAAGAAACTAGTGTTGGGTGATTACAGCATGCAGTTTGGACAGGGACTAACGCTATGGTCGGGATTTGCATTTGGTAAAGGTCCGGATGTCACAAGTGTAGCAGCGCGAGATGTAGGATTAAAACCCTATACCTCCGCAAATGAATCCTCCTTCTTTCGCGGCGTGGCAGCAACCATTAACCTCCATCCAAATATCAGCATCAGTCCCTTTGTTTCCTTTAGAAAACTGGATGCAAGCTTAAAAAACGCCGCTGATGGTAGTGTTACCCTTTCCAATATCAATATCAGTGGGCTGCATCGTACCGCAACAGAGCTCAAAAATCAGCAGGTGCTAGGGCAACAGGTTTATGGAACAGTACTACAGTATAACAGCGACAACCTCAATATGGGCTTCATTGGTTACTACACAAGTTTTGAGCATCGCTTTGTAACCGGCACAGCAGCCTACAATAGCTATGGTTTTAGGGGAAAACAGCTGGCTAACATGGGCGGCCATTATAACTATACCTTTAAAAATGTTTATCTATATGGAGAAGTAGCACACAGCATAGGTTCAGGCATGGCCATGGTTAACGGGGCTATGGCTAGTCTGTCGCCCCGCTTGTCGGCTGTTTTGTTGCATAGAAGTTACGACCGCCACTACCACAACTTTTTTAGTAGCGCCATAGGTGAAGGAACGGAAACCAATAATGAAAATGGTTGGTATGCGGGCCTGAACTATTCCTTTGCCCGTAATTTTAGCTGGGCTGTATACGGCGATTATTTTAAATTTCCCTGGTTAAGGTATCGGGTAGATGCTCCCTCCAAAGGCTTCGAAATCCTGAGCCAGCTTCGTTATACCAAAGGAAAAAACTTTAAAACCACCCTGAGGTTTAAAATGGAACACAAACAACAAAATGCTGATTCTGGCAGTCATATTACATCATTGGAATGGGTGGTAAAACAAAATCTGAGATGGGAATGGAACTTGACAACCAATCGAAAGTTTAACTTTCAACAAAGACTAGAAATAACTAGTTATCAAAAAGGTATAAAAAAATCAGAACAAGGATACATGCTATATCAGGACCTGGCTTACACCCCAATGGCTTCTGCCATATCCGGCAATATGCGACTGGCTTTTTTCTATACTCCTTCTTACAACAGCAGGATTTACGCTTATGAGAATGACGTATTATATGGCTCAGGATCGGGCGTATATTCGGGCAAAGGCATACGTTTCTATATAAACAGTCGTTACAAGCCCACCAAGAAAATGGACATTTGGATGCGGTATGCACTGTTTGTTTACCGGAATGTAAGCACCATCGGTTCAGGATTGGATGAAATAACGGGAGACAGGAAGTCGGAAGTTAAACTCCAACTGAGGTACCAGTTCTGA
- a CDS encoding MerR family transcriptional regulator, with translation MPYKERDINKMYYTMGEVTEMFGVNASQIRFYEKEFDVLQPKKNKKGNRLFTPEDIENLKIIFHLVDDKGFTLKGAKEHLKNNSGEVKENQKIIASLEKLKDFLLKLNEEI, from the coding sequence ATGCCTTACAAAGAAAGGGACATCAACAAAATGTATTACACCATGGGAGAAGTGACCGAAATGTTTGGTGTAAACGCATCTCAGATCCGTTTTTATGAAAAGGAATTTGACGTTCTGCAGCCTAAAAAAAATAAAAAAGGCAATAGATTATTCACACCTGAAGATATTGAGAATTTAAAAATCATTTTTCACCTGGTAGATGATAAAGGCTTTACCCTAAAAGGTGCAAAAGAACACCTAAAAAACAACAGTGGTGAGGTTAAAGAAAATCAAAAGATCATTGCCTCTTTGGAGAAACTAAAAGACTTCTTATTAAAGTTGAACGAAGAAATTTAA
- the alaS gene encoding alanine--tRNA ligase, with protein sequence MTAKEIRQAYLKFFESKQHHIVPSAPIVVKNDPTLMFTNAGMNQFKDLFLGEAPIKYPRVTDTQRCLRVSGKHNDLEEVGIDTYHHTMFEMLGNWSFGDYFKKEAIAWSWELLTEVYKIPKDKLYVSIFEGDEKEGLPRDMEAFELWKQFVPEERIILGNKKDNFWEMGDTGPCGPCSEIHVDCRSEEERKAVSGKSLVNADHPQVIEIWNNVFMQFNRLKDGSLQPLPAQHVDTGMGFERLVRVLQEKSSNYDTDVFQPLIQFIAAKAGIEYGADEKTDIAMRVMADHIRAISFVIADGQLPSNNKAGYVIRRILRRAVRYAYTFLNLKDPFLNELVPVLAEQFKGVFEELALQQDFVQKVVLEEEVSFLRTLATGIQRFDNYTKKQADFLMSENAIEPEKSFEDAWVYSILKDQMVISGEFAFELNDTYGFPIDLTELMAREKRWLVDMEEYNKALLKQKERSRAATAVDTGDWVLVNPELEVEFVGYDDFEAETEIIKYRKVVAKGKEQYQIVLSKTPFYAESGGQVGDTGRLEDHSRLFFVEITDTKKENGVIVHYADTLPEDVEGHFWAVIDENKRLLSQDNHSATHLLHAALKKVLGSHVNQKGSLVNPDYLRFDFSHFAKVTDEELAQIEHLVNQKVRENIPLKEQRYVPYDQAISSGVTALFGEKYGDLVRVITFDDHYSKELCGGTHVKATGQIGYFKIISEGAVAAGVRRIEAITADKAEAFVLEQNRELNELRALLKGSKDLSLAVAALIEENNKLKKDADKAVLEQSANLKHEIVHHLKTINGVNLIATHVDLPNADAVKNLAFAVKDLVDDLFLVFTTLIDDKPGITVMLSENLVKDKGLNASNIVRELAKDIQGGGGGQPFYATAGGKNKEGLKAVLPKAEAML encoded by the coding sequence ATGACAGCTAAGGAAATCAGACAGGCATACTTAAAATTTTTCGAATCGAAACAACATCATATTGTTCCATCTGCACCAATTGTAGTAAAAAATGATCCAACCCTGATGTTTACCAACGCAGGAATGAATCAGTTTAAAGATTTGTTTTTGGGCGAAGCGCCGATTAAATATCCAAGGGTAACTGATACACAGCGCTGTCTGCGTGTCTCGGGTAAGCACAACGATTTGGAAGAAGTGGGGATAGACACTTATCACCATACCATGTTTGAGATGCTGGGCAACTGGAGTTTTGGCGATTATTTTAAAAAAGAAGCCATCGCCTGGAGCTGGGAGTTGCTGACCGAGGTTTATAAAATTCCTAAGGACAAACTATACGTGTCTATTTTTGAAGGTGACGAAAAAGAAGGCCTGCCAAGAGATATGGAAGCTTTTGAACTTTGGAAACAATTTGTTCCTGAAGAGCGCATCATTTTAGGCAATAAGAAAGACAATTTCTGGGAGATGGGAGATACAGGGCCTTGCGGACCGTGTTCTGAGATTCATGTAGACTGCCGCAGTGAGGAGGAGCGTAAAGCCGTGTCGGGTAAATCCCTGGTTAATGCCGATCACCCTCAGGTAATTGAGATCTGGAACAATGTATTTATGCAGTTTAACCGACTTAAAGACGGTTCATTACAGCCTTTACCTGCTCAACATGTAGATACGGGAATGGGCTTTGAACGTTTGGTACGGGTGCTGCAGGAGAAATCATCTAATTACGATACCGATGTGTTCCAACCATTAATTCAGTTTATTGCTGCAAAAGCAGGGATTGAATATGGAGCAGATGAAAAGACGGATATTGCCATGCGGGTGATGGCCGATCATATCCGAGCCATTTCTTTTGTAATTGCAGATGGGCAACTGCCTTCAAATAATAAAGCAGGTTATGTGATCCGTCGTATTTTACGTCGTGCCGTGCGATACGCTTATACTTTCCTGAATTTAAAAGATCCGTTTTTAAATGAACTGGTACCCGTACTGGCCGAACAGTTTAAAGGCGTATTTGAGGAGCTGGCTTTACAGCAGGATTTTGTACAAAAAGTGGTACTGGAAGAAGAAGTGTCCTTCCTTCGGACTTTAGCTACTGGTATCCAACGTTTTGATAACTACACCAAAAAGCAGGCGGATTTTCTGATGTCTGAGAACGCCATTGAACCGGAAAAGTCATTTGAAGACGCATGGGTATACAGTATTTTAAAGGATCAGATGGTGATTTCGGGAGAATTTGCCTTTGAACTGAACGATACCTATGGTTTTCCAATAGACTTGACCGAACTGATGGCTAGAGAAAAACGCTGGTTGGTAGATATGGAAGAATACAACAAAGCTCTGTTGAAGCAAAAGGAGCGTTCACGTGCTGCCACTGCGGTTGATACCGGCGATTGGGTGCTGGTGAACCCTGAGCTGGAAGTGGAATTTGTTGGTTATGATGATTTTGAGGCCGAAACAGAAATTATAAAATACCGAAAAGTAGTAGCCAAAGGTAAGGAACAATATCAGATTGTATTGAGCAAAACACCGTTCTATGCCGAAAGTGGCGGTCAGGTAGGTGACACTGGTCGACTGGAAGACCACAGTCGATTGTTTTTTGTAGAGATTACCGATACTAAAAAAGAAAATGGCGTAATAGTACACTATGCCGATACGCTGCCTGAAGATGTTGAAGGGCACTTCTGGGCGGTTATTGACGAGAATAAGCGCCTGCTTTCGCAGGATAACCATAGTGCTACACATTTATTGCATGCTGCACTCAAGAAAGTACTGGGGAGCCATGTAAACCAGAAAGGTTCGTTGGTTAATCCAGATTATCTGCGTTTCGACTTTTCGCACTTTGCAAAAGTAACCGACGAGGAGCTTGCGCAGATTGAACACCTGGTAAACCAGAAGGTACGGGAGAACATTCCGTTAAAGGAGCAAAGATATGTGCCTTATGATCAAGCGATATCAAGTGGTGTAACAGCTTTGTTTGGAGAGAAATATGGCGATTTAGTAAGGGTAATTACCTTTGACGATCATTATTCAAAAGAACTTTGCGGCGGTACACATGTAAAGGCTACCGGGCAGATCGGTTATTTTAAGATCATTTCTGAAGGTGCTGTTGCTGCAGGTGTTCGACGTATAGAGGCGATTACAGCCGACAAAGCAGAGGCTTTTGTATTGGAGCAGAATAGGGAGTTGAATGAGCTGCGTGCACTGTTAAAAGGCAGTAAAGACCTGAGTTTAGCGGTTGCTGCTTTAATAGAAGAAAACAATAAACTTAAAAAGGATGCTGATAAGGCAGTATTGGAGCAGTCGGCCAACCTGAAGCATGAGATTGTACATCATCTCAAAACCATTAATGGGGTGAACCTGATTGCTACGCATGTTGATTTACCTAATGCTGATGCGGTCAAAAATCTGGCTTTTGCAGTAAAGGACCTGGTAGATGATTTGTTCCTGGTGTTTACCACTTTAATTGACGATAAACCAGGTATTACGGTAATGTTGTCAGAGAACCTGGTTAAAGATAAAGGTCTGAATGCTTCGAATATCGTGAGAGAGTTGGCTAAAGATATCCAGGGCGGCGGCGGCGGGCAACCGTTTTATGCTACTGCCGGTGGTAAAAACAAAGAAGGACTGAAAGCGGTATTGCCTAAGGCAGAAGCGATGTTATAA
- a CDS encoding Sir2 family NAD-dependent protein deacetylase — MDKIVILTGAGISAESGLKTFRDADGLWENHRIEDVATPDAWIRNPKLVQQFYNERRKSVLEAEPNEAHKALARLQDYYDVQIITQNIDDLHERAGSKNVLHLHGIITHAQSDVDPALIYPISEWELRFTDLCVYGKSLRPHVVWFGEAVPNMTVASKICKTADIFAVIGTSLQVYPAAGLTEYVPGSILKYIVDINIPNITSNEYLTAIEEPATIGVPMMVNELLARKNKSGSIT, encoded by the coding sequence ATGGATAAAATCGTAATATTAACTGGTGCTGGTATCAGTGCAGAAAGTGGCTTAAAAACCTTTAGGGATGCAGATGGTTTATGGGAAAATCATCGGATTGAAGATGTGGCTACCCCGGATGCCTGGATACGAAACCCCAAGCTGGTGCAGCAGTTTTACAACGAACGACGCAAATCGGTACTCGAAGCCGAGCCAAATGAAGCCCATAAAGCGTTGGCTAGGTTACAGGATTATTACGATGTTCAAATCATTACGCAAAACATCGACGACCTGCATGAGCGGGCCGGATCGAAAAATGTATTGCATTTACATGGGATCATCACGCATGCCCAATCAGATGTTGATCCCGCACTGATTTACCCCATATCAGAATGGGAACTACGTTTCACAGATTTATGCGTTTACGGGAAATCATTACGGCCTCATGTAGTATGGTTTGGAGAGGCAGTACCCAATATGACCGTTGCCAGTAAAATTTGTAAAACAGCTGATATTTTTGCAGTCATAGGCACCAGCCTGCAGGTATACCCGGCCGCGGGTTTAACTGAATATGTTCCCGGTAGTATACTTAAATACATAGTAGATATCAATATACCTAATATAACTAGTAATGAATATCTAACAGCAATAGAAGAACCAGCCACCATTGGTGTGCCAATGATGGTTAACGAGTTGCTGGCAAGAAAAAATAAGTCTGGCAGTATTACATAA
- a CDS encoding biopolymer transporter ExbD has product MAELSVSRNRKAVPKVDLTAMVDLAFLLITFFMLTTSLSKPIAMDIAKPDQSEDDVQQPVPASRSMTILLGKDNKVAWYMGEAGKSQPVVEGFNQIRQSILNNKAKVQALHPNEPKKSLFVIIKPTAGANYKNFVDIMDELKVTQITAAPAIDDEHISPEELDFMKQQKLL; this is encoded by the coding sequence ATGGCCGAATTAAGTGTATCCCGAAACAGAAAAGCAGTACCTAAAGTGGATTTGACTGCTATGGTTGATCTGGCATTTTTACTGATCACCTTTTTTATGCTCACTACATCCTTGTCTAAGCCTATAGCAATGGATATTGCCAAGCCCGACCAGTCAGAGGATGATGTTCAGCAACCTGTGCCAGCTTCAAGATCAATGACGATTTTGTTGGGCAAGGACAACAAAGTTGCCTGGTATATGGGCGAAGCCGGAAAAAGTCAACCTGTAGTTGAAGGATTTAACCAAATCAGACAATCGATACTCAACAACAAAGCAAAAGTACAAGCTCTCCATCCTAATGAGCCAAAAAAATCATTATTTGTGATCATTAAGCCTACAGCTGGTGCAAACTACAAAAATTTTGTAGACATCATGGACGAGTTAAAGGTAACACAGATTACTGCTGCACCGGCAATTGACGATGAACACATTAGCCCCGAAGAGCTGGATTTTATGAAGCAGCAAAAGCTACTTTGA
- a CDS encoding YtxH domain-containing protein, translated as MGLLKAALIGAAAYGAIKYLTKKDVNGRSIVDDIKDKAPEWMEKVRNVKHEFQFEMERQRH; from the coding sequence ATGGGACTATTAAAAGCAGCATTAATAGGCGCCGCAGCATACGGCGCCATTAAATACCTGACAAAAAAAGATGTCAATGGCCGCTCAATTGTGGATGACATTAAAGACAAAGCTCCGGAATGGATGGAGAAGGTGCGAAATGTTAAACATGAATTTCAGTTTGAAATGGAGCGACAACGACATTAA
- a CDS encoding family 20 glycosylhydrolase has product MNKPLFFPILLGLFVLCTFLAKAQPGPAKFPIIPDPDFLEPYAGSFQLNRHTVLLFDTIIMKKDVAVFTQQLNNHSGFALAASTDTRNPIHYIWFTIDTSFNVKESSFRRKEGYRLSVAPNHIQVKAADIAGLFYGLQSLIQLIKKSPKGNLSIPACIVQDAPRFAYRGMHLDVSRHMFPVRKLKEWIDLLSLYKINTFHWHLTDDQGWRIEIKKYPALQTVAAYRKETIIGHKRANPHVFDGQKYGGYYTQDEIKEVVKYATDRHINVIPEIDMPGHAQAVLAAYPKLGCTGGAYETATFWGVFEDVFCAGKEETFNFLTDVMDEILPLFPSAYIHIGGDECPKTRWKVCPDCQKRMKAQGLKDEHELQSYFIRRMERYLQDKGRKVIGWDEILEGGLAPSATVMSWTGLEGGIAAAKMKHDVIMTPEKYVYLDYYQSHQETEQIAAGGFTPLSKIYGYEPVPEVLNEEEAKYIKGVQANVWSEYLNTPEKAEYMMFPRVIALAEIAWTQKNKKNYAGFLDRLRTQEKMLEGFKINRFKNYDEVMGSTQFVNGALQLSLQSSLPKGIIRYSTNGENPNAQSPTYKQALQIRDSQQIRAAVFRKDTMIPPVVFGKDFSISKSTGKKIRFRRPPKEGYAPEGGMALVNGVSGSKLYNDGEWTGFSGEDMEVVIDLEKEQEVSLLGINILKYHWQRMWEPQLLKFEVSTDDKNYIEVYRQNSFEVEGINQIRAKIASVMARYIKVTAISKGIIPEGAYGAGGKAWLLADEIFVH; this is encoded by the coding sequence ATGAACAAACCTCTCTTTTTCCCAATTTTATTGGGGCTTTTTGTGTTATGTACTTTTTTAGCAAAAGCACAACCAGGTCCTGCCAAATTTCCTATAATTCCTGATCCGGATTTTTTGGAGCCTTATGCCGGTAGTTTTCAGCTCAATCGACATACCGTTTTGTTGTTTGATACAATCATAATGAAAAAGGATGTTGCTGTTTTTACACAACAGCTAAACAACCATAGCGGATTTGCTTTAGCAGCTTCGACAGATACAAGGAATCCGATTCACTATATATGGTTTACTATAGACACTAGCTTTAATGTGAAGGAGTCTTCTTTCAGGCGCAAAGAAGGGTATCGGCTTAGTGTGGCTCCAAACCATATACAGGTAAAAGCAGCAGATATTGCAGGTTTATTTTATGGTCTGCAGTCGTTGATTCAGCTGATAAAAAAATCCCCAAAAGGAAACCTTAGCATTCCGGCTTGTATCGTACAGGATGCGCCGCGCTTTGCTTACAGGGGGATGCACCTTGATGTGAGCCGTCATATGTTTCCTGTGCGGAAGTTGAAAGAATGGATTGATTTGTTGTCCTTATACAAGATCAATACTTTTCACTGGCATCTTACAGATGATCAGGGTTGGAGGATAGAGATCAAAAAATATCCGGCATTACAGACGGTGGCGGCTTACCGAAAAGAAACCATTATTGGCCATAAAAGGGCAAATCCGCATGTTTTTGATGGGCAGAAGTATGGAGGTTATTATACACAGGACGAAATAAAAGAGGTGGTAAAGTACGCTACAGACAGGCATATCAATGTAATTCCGGAAATAGATATGCCCGGGCATGCCCAGGCGGTGCTAGCTGCTTACCCTAAACTGGGTTGTACTGGGGGGGCTTACGAAACAGCCACTTTCTGGGGCGTTTTTGAAGATGTTTTTTGTGCCGGCAAAGAAGAGACCTTTAATTTTTTGACCGATGTGATGGATGAGATATTGCCACTTTTTCCATCAGCATATATCCATATAGGAGGGGATGAATGTCCTAAAACCAGATGGAAAGTCTGCCCCGATTGTCAAAAACGAATGAAAGCCCAGGGACTGAAAGATGAGCATGAACTGCAAAGTTATTTCATTCGCAGAATGGAACGCTATCTGCAGGACAAGGGGAGGAAAGTTATTGGCTGGGACGAGATTTTAGAAGGGGGATTGGCCCCTTCGGCTACGGTAATGAGCTGGACTGGCCTGGAAGGGGGCATTGCTGCTGCAAAAATGAAGCATGATGTGATCATGACACCGGAAAAGTATGTTTACCTGGATTATTACCAGTCGCACCAGGAAACCGAGCAGATTGCTGCGGGTGGCTTTACACCATTAAGTAAGATATACGGTTATGAGCCTGTTCCCGAGGTGCTGAATGAGGAGGAAGCAAAATATATTAAAGGTGTTCAGGCCAATGTGTGGTCTGAATATTTAAATACACCTGAAAAAGCCGAATACATGATGTTCCCCAGGGTAATTGCTCTGGCGGAAATTGCCTGGACACAAAAGAACAAAAAAAATTATGCTGGCTTTTTGGACAGATTAAGGACACAGGAGAAAATGTTGGAAGGATTTAAAATCAACCGTTTTAAAAATTACGATGAGGTAATGGGCAGCACGCAGTTTGTAAACGGGGCCCTGCAGTTGAGCCTGCAAAGCTCGTTGCCAAAGGGCATCATCAGGTACAGCACAAACGGAGAAAATCCAAATGCACAAAGCCCGACATATAAACAAGCATTGCAGATTAGGGATAGTCAGCAAATCAGGGCTGCCGTTTTTAGAAAAGATACAATGATACCCCCGGTGGTATTTGGAAAAGACTTTAGCATTAGTAAAAGTACGGGCAAAAAGATCCGTTTTCGTCGCCCGCCAAAAGAAGGTTATGCACCTGAAGGAGGAATGGCTTTAGTGAACGGCGTAAGCGGGAGTAAATTGTATAATGACGGAGAGTGGACTGGCTTTAGCGGTGAAGATATGGAGGTGGTGATTGATCTGGAAAAAGAGCAGGAAGTATCTCTGCTTGGCATAAATATATTAAAGTATCACTGGCAGCGAATGTGGGAACCACAACTACTTAAATTTGAAGTTTCGACGGACGACAAAAACTACATTGAAGTCTATCGGCAAAATAGTTTTGAGGTAGAGGGAATCAATCAGATCAGGGCCAAAATAGCGTCGGTTATGGCACGCTATATTAAAGTTACGGCAATCAGCAAAGGGATTATCCCCGAAGGAGCTTATGGTGCAGGAGGGAAAGCCTGGTTACTGGCCGACGAAATTTTTGTTCATTAA
- a CDS encoding gluconate:H+ symporter, with protein sequence MTIAIVLSCILLLILLVSAFRVNAFISFLIVSILAGILLGIPLNKVAGSVEKGIGDVLGSLVVIFTVGAMMGKLVAQSGAAQKIAASMMRLFGEKYIQWGVVTTGFLIGIPLFYGIGFVLMVPLIFSMVYKYKLPAMYVGLPMLSALSVTHGFLPPHPSPSALAIQFNANMGLTLLYGLVIAIPAIVVGGPLFSRTLKHISSVPLSTFVSADKPETELPGAFNSFFTALLPVLLLIGATIFTFSNNQDPALVQFFAFAGSPTIVMLVALVTATFTLGIFQGKKMGEVMNIYAESIKDVAMILLIVGGSGALKQVLIDSGVNDQIALLLKDLDMQPLFLGWLIAALIRFCVGSATVAGLTTAGIILPLMAAAHVNPNLMVLAVGAGSLMFSHINDAGFWMFKEYFNLNMKDTFKSWAAMESIVGIVGLIGVLLLNQII encoded by the coding sequence ATGACAATTGCTATCGTTTTATCTTGTATCCTGTTGCTGATCCTATTGGTTTCGGCTTTCAGGGTTAATGCTTTTATTTCCTTCCTTATCGTATCCATACTGGCGGGCATTCTGTTGGGCATTCCGTTAAATAAAGTAGCCGGGTCTGTTGAAAAGGGAATAGGTGATGTGTTGGGCTCGTTGGTCGTCATATTTACCGTTGGGGCAATGATGGGAAAATTGGTAGCCCAAAGTGGGGCCGCCCAAAAAATAGCAGCTTCGATGATGCGTTTGTTTGGCGAAAAATATATTCAATGGGGCGTAGTTACTACCGGATTTCTGATTGGCATACCCCTGTTTTATGGAATCGGCTTTGTACTGATGGTACCCTTAATTTTTTCGATGGTTTATAAGTACAAACTCCCGGCTATGTATGTCGGTTTGCCTATGTTGTCGGCCTTATCCGTAACCCATGGCTTTTTACCACCCCATCCATCGCCTTCGGCTTTGGCCATACAATTTAACGCCAACATGGGGCTTACGCTATTGTATGGATTGGTTATTGCTATTCCAGCTATCGTTGTAGGCGGCCCGCTTTTTTCCAGAACCTTAAAACATATCTCATCGGTGCCGCTAAGCACTTTTGTATCGGCCGATAAGCCTGAGACAGAATTGCCAGGGGCATTTAATAGCTTTTTTACCGCTTTGCTGCCGGTGCTATTGTTAATTGGCGCTACCATATTTACTTTTTCTAATAATCAGGATCCTGCATTGGTACAGTTTTTTGCTTTTGCCGGTAGTCCTACTATTGTGATGCTGGTTGCCTTGGTTACCGCAACTTTTACGCTGGGTATTTTTCAGGGGAAAAAGATGGGCGAGGTGATGAATATTTACGCTGAATCTATCAAAGATGTAGCCATGATTCTGCTCATTGTTGGCGGATCAGGGGCATTGAAGCAGGTTTTGATAGATAGTGGCGTAAATGACCAGATTGCGCTACTTTTGAAGGACCTGGATATGCAGCCTTTGTTTTTGGGTTGGCTAATTGCTGCGCTTATTCGTTTTTGCGTAGGTTCGGCTACGGTTGCTGGATTGACAACTGCCGGAATTATTTTACCTTTAATGGCAGCAGCTCATGTAAATCCCAACCTGATGGTTTTGGCTGTTGGGGCGGGAAGCCTCATGTTTTCGCATATCAATGATGCGGGGTTCTGGATGTTTAAAGAGTATTTTAACTTAAATATGAAAGATACCTTTAAGTCCTGGGCGGCCATGGAATCGATTGTGGGCATTGTAGGCCTCATTGGTGTACTTTTATTAAATCAAATTATTTAA
- a CDS encoding RidA family protein, which yields METFNADEQFNQLGLTLPPAPAPLGVYKPFLIDGKYLYLSGHGPVNDDRSLMIGRIGADLDQEDGKLAARQVGLTMLSTIKTNLGSLNRVKRVIKVLGMVNCTPDFEKHPFVINGCSELFAQVWGNENGIGTRSAVGFGSLPDNIPVEIEALFELHD from the coding sequence ATGGAAACTTTTAATGCAGATGAGCAGTTTAATCAACTGGGGCTAACTTTGCCACCGGCACCGGCACCTTTGGGTGTTTACAAGCCATTTTTGATAGATGGTAAATACCTCTATTTGTCGGGACATGGGCCTGTTAATGACGACAGGAGTTTAATGATAGGTCGTATTGGCGCCGATCTTGATCAGGAGGACGGCAAGTTGGCGGCCAGGCAGGTGGGGTTAACCATGTTGTCGACCATTAAAACAAATCTGGGAAGCCTAAATCGTGTAAAAAGAGTAATTAAGGTGTTAGGTATGGTCAATTGTACACCTGATTTCGAGAAACATCCTTTTGTAATTAATGGTTGTAGTGAACTGTTTGCACAGGTTTGGGGCAATGAAAATGGAATAGGTACCCGTAGTGCGGTGGGCTTTGGCTCGTTGCCCGACAATATTCCCGTTGAAATCGAAGCTTTGTTTGAGCTACATGACTAA